GCAGCCCATGGGCTGCGGGCGGCCGTGATCTGATGGCTCAAAGTTATAACTCCTCTCATTCCCGCAGTGCCCTGATCGACTGCACCAAAGGCCTGGCTTGTGCGGCCATCGTCTGGCATCACCTGGCTTTCTACGGTCCCATGTCCGATGTGGCTCACCCCGTCATGCCCGACCTGCTGGACTGGCTCTATGAGTACGCCCGCATGGCCGTGCAGATCTTTCTGGTGATCGGCGGCTTTCTGGCTGCTGCCAGCCTTGCTCCGCAAGGACTGGCATGGTTTGATTCGCCCTGGTCCAAGATCGGCAAGCGCTTTGTGCGCCTGGTCGTGCCTTATGCCGTGGCTCTGGTGGTGACGATTGTGGTGTCTGCGGCGATTCGTCCCTGGTTCGACCACGAGTCCGTGTCTGCCGACCCCGGTCTATGGCAGCTCATGGCCCATGCTTTGCTGCTGCAGGGCATTGTGGGCGAGGAGTCACTGTCGGCTGGCGTCTGGTATGTTTCCATCGACTTTCAGCTGTTTGCGGGCACCGTGTTGCTGCTGGCCGGCGTACGCTGGCTGCAGCAATGGGCGCTGAAGCGCTGGGGTGATATGGCCATGAAGCGCTGGTGGCCCTGGGCCGTGACTGGCATGCAGGGGCTGGTGGTTGTGGGGACGGCAGCTTCGTTGCTGAGCTTCAATCTGGATGCTGACCTGGATGTCTGGGCGTTTTATTTCATGGGTGCCTATGGCGTCGGCATGATGGCCTTCTGGGCAGTGGCGGCAGACAGGCGCCTGACGGCCTGGAGCTGGGGCCTGCTGATTGCTGCAATGATCATCGGCGCGCTGGTCTATGAGTGGCGCGACCGCATTTTTCTCGCCGGCGTGACTGCGATGCTGCTCATCGTCTGCATGCGTACCGAGGCCATTGCCCGCTGGCAGGGTCTAGCTCCGCTGCGTCGCCTGGGAGAGATCTCCTACTCGGTGTTCCTGATTCACTTTTCGATCTGCCTGCTGGTCAATGCGGTGGTCAACCATTTCTGGCATGGCTCGGTCACTGCTGCGGTGGTGGGCATCCCGTTTGCCTTTGTGCTTTCACTGACCGCCGGCTACGCGCTGTACCAACTGGTGGAGCGCCATGTTTCGTCATGGAGTCAGGCCCTGCGCTGGCAGGCAGGCTTGATCGGCGCGGGTCTGCTGACCACCATGGTGGCGGGCTTGCGCTGAGTCTGAGCCCGGCAACCAAAAAGCAGCTCCAGTGAGCTGCTTTTTGGTTGGGTGAGCCGGTTCAGCGATGGAGCTCGCCCGCGCTTTCGGGCTGGAACTCGATGGCATCCACGCGCACGGTTACCTGGCCGGTAGGGCTGGGCATCTTGAACTCATCACCCACTGACAGGCCCAGCAGGGCGATGCCTACAGGCGCAAAGATGGAAACCTTGTCGGCGCTGCCATCCATATCCTTGGGGTAGACCAGTGTCAGCGTATTGGTCTTGGCGATCTCGAGAATGGTGAAGCGCACGGTGGAGTTCATGGTCACCACGTTGGCGGGTATTTCTGCGGGGTCGAGCACATCCGCACGGTCCAGCTCCGCCTCCAGTGCATCACGGCCGGGGAACTGGCTGTTGTTCTTTTCCAGCAGCGATTCAATGCGATCCAGGTCCAAGGAGGACAGAGTGATATTGGGCTTGCGCTCCATGTAGTAACTCCCTTGCGAGATGGTGTGGTTGGCGCTTTGGCGTTGCGCAAACGGACAAAAGCCCGGGCAACGGTGTTGTCCGGGCCAAGGCATTCAGTGAAAAGCACCAACTTGGTGCGCTGAGGGAATTGTCGGCGCTGAATCGCAAACTGCCAAGCCATCTCGCACCCACTGAGTGCGGATTGACTTTGAACTTGCTCTAGCTAATGGAGCGTGCTACGCGCACGGAACAAGGGAAGCAGTCGTTTTTATCCAAATCTGGCTCAATCAACTCTCGCTGTATTGACCGGAATGCAGCCATGGTCAGTACCGATTTCTTGCAATGAATAACTGTATTTATGTACAGTTGTTTTATGCAAAAACTTTCTTCATCCCCCGCACCGGACTCCATTCAGGTCGATGTGCCGGTGCGACCGATGCGGCCCATCAAGGGGCGAGGGGCCGCCAGCCAGATCACGCACCGGTTTGCGCGGGAGCTGCGCCAGGGCTTCGATGACGGCTGGGGCAAGTCCGAACAGGATGAAGGAAGCGAAGTGGGCGAGGAGGTCAAGACCTGGTGCACCCATCTGGAGTGGGAGCGGGCTAAATCAGCACTGAGCCGCCACGAATCGCCCGATCTGCCTTTTCATCTGGGGCTAAACCCCTACAGAGGATGTGAGCATGGCTGCATTTATTGCTATGCACGCCCTAGTCACAGCTATCTGGGCTATTCACCGGGGCTGGATTTCGAAACCCGGCTGATTGCCAAGGAGAACCTGCCCGAGGTGCTGCGCGTCGAGTTATCCCGGTCCAGCCATGTGGCGGCGCCCATCATGCTCGGCTCGGTCACGGACTGCTACCAGCCTGTGGAGCGCGAAGTCGGGTTGACGCGCCGCGTGATAGAGGTTCTGGCGCAGGCCAGGCACCCGTTTTCCATCGTCACCAAGGGCAGTGGCATTGAACGAGACCTTGATTTGCTGGTGCCGCTGGCACAGCAGCATCTGGTGGCCGTTTATGTGACGTTGACCACCTTGCAGCCCGAGCTGGCCCGGAAGCTGGAGCCACGCGCCGCTGCGCCGCATCGGCGGCTGCGCATGATTCGGACCCTGAGCGAGGCAGGCATACCCGTAGGCGTCAGCCTGGCACCGCAGATTCCGTTCCTGAACGACGATATGGAGCAGGTGCTGGCCGCAGCCAGCGAGGCCGGTGCAAGACAGGCTTTTTATGCAGTGCTGCGCCTGCCGTGGGAAGTGGCTCCGCTGTTCAATGAATGGCTGATGCTGCACTATCCCGAGCGTGCCCAACGCGTGATGGAGCGTGTGCGAGATCTGCATGGGATCAGCGAAGCGGGCAGAGCCGAGGGCAAGGTCTACAACAGCAGGTTCGGCCAGCGCATGAAAGGAGCAGGCGCCTGGGCCGATATGCTGGCGCAACGCTTTGCACTGGCCTGCCGCAAGCTTGGGCTGAATCGTGAGCGCGTGCGACTGGACTGCGATCAGTACCATCACTCTTTGCTGTCGCCGCAGCAAAGTCTTTTCTGATGTCTGGTCTCATTGCGTTGCGTGCCGATCCGGAACGGGTCTACGCAGCGAGCTGCTGCTGGCCCGCCGCAAAAAAAGCCGGAATCTGGCGTGACTCCGGCCTTTTGGGCACCTGAACTGTTTACTGAGGCTGGTAATCAATGGACTTGAGCAAGGCCTGCTGGCGCTGAAAGGCCTTCTGCAGTTCGCTCATCAGCGCTTCCGGGGTCGCGTCGGTGCCGGGTTCCATGCCCATGTCCCTGAGCCTGGCTTCGACCTGGGGCTGCTTGAAATACTGCAGCGCGATCGCTCTGACCCTGGCCTGCACATCGGCAGGGATATCGGGGCGCGACCAGACGCCGAACCAGCTCACCTCGGACAGTTGCGGGTAGTCCAGTTCCTTGAAGGTGGGTACATCGGGCAGTTGCACCATGCGCGTGGGGTAGTTCACGGCCAGCGGCTTGACCTTGCCGGCCTTGATCAGCGGCAGGGCGGTGGTGAGCCCGTCCATCATCAGCGGCACATGGCCGCCCATGAGGTCGCTGAGCGCCGGGGGGGAGCCCTTGTAGCCCAGGTGCTTCATCTTGATATTGAGCAACTGCCCCAGCAGCATGCCCGAGGTATGGCCGCGCATACCCGTGGCATACGAGGCAAAGTCCAGTCCGTCGGACTGCTTTTTGCCGTAGTCGGCCAGCTGCTGCAGATTGCTGGGCGGGAAGTCCTTGTTGGCAATCAGCACCAGGCCGTTGCGGCTGAGCTGGGCCAGTGGCTTCAGATCCTTGAACGGCTGGTAGCTGACCTTGTAGGCCAGCGGCGTCTCGCTGACGATGCCGCCCTGGATCAGCAAGAACGTATGGGCATCCTTGCCGTTGGCCAGCAGGTCGTTGACGGCCAGCACGCCGGCTGCGCCGGGTTTGGATTCGACAATCACCGGTTTGCCCAGCTGCTTTTGCATGCCGTCGGCCAGCAGGCGAGCCAGCGAGTCAGCATTGCCGCCGGCCGGGCCGCCGACCACCAGGCGTAAGGGCTTGACGGGCCAGAGCGCTTGCTGAGCATTGGCTGTCAACGGCATGGTGGCAGCACTCAGGCTCAGGCAGCTTGCCAGTGCAATGGCCCTCCAGGGCATGGTTTGCTTCATCTTTGTCTCCTCTGTTTTGACTGCCCGGCAGCCTGTCCGCTGCGTCGATGAACGCTCTGCGGAGAGTGCTTTGTCGAGGGCAAATCTGCAGCCCTGTCGCCTGCCGGGAGCTGGCTGCCCGAGCAGCGCTGTCAAAAATTCTCGGTGCAAGGAGGGCAGAGGGTTTGACGAATTACGCCAGCTTCTTGGCCGTTGGGGCTTTCAAGGGTTTTGGAGCGGTCTGCCGGACAGTGGGCAGATCGGCGCCACCGTTACTTTCAATGGCCTTGAAGAAAGAGCGCACCAGCAGGCTTTCGCTGCGCTCCTTCATGCAATAGACATAGGTGGTGGTGCTGGCCGGGTCGCCGGCAATACGCACGGGCCTGAAGCGCGGGTCGGCAATGAATTCGGCCTCGGACACGGCACCGATGCCCAGGCCGCGCGCCACGGCCTCGCGTATGGCCTCGCGGCTGCCGATCTCCAGCTGGGTGCGGGGCTTCACACCGGCCGCCTGCAGTGCTGCCTCTATGGCCGTGCGCGTGGTCGAGCCTTGCTCGCGCAGCAAGAGCGGCAGGCCGTGCAGCTCGGCCAGCTCGACCTGCTCGCGCCTTGCCAGCGGATGGTCGACATGGGCAAACAAGATGATGGCGTGGCGCGCATATTCGCGCGCCAGCAGCTCGGGCCTGTCATACAGACCGGCCAGTACCGCCACATCGGTGGTGTAGTTCTCCAGATCGTGCAGCACCTGCTGCGAGTTGCCCATGCGGATCGACAGCTTCATGCCGGGATGGCGGGCGCTGTAGGCCGCCACCATCTCGATCACATGAAACGGCCCCACGGCGCCGATCTTGAGTTCGCCCTGGTTGAGCTGGCCCGAGTCGCGCAGAAAGAACTCGGTTTCAGCCTCCAGCACGAGCAGCTTCTGCGCCAGCGTCATGAGCTTGTGGCCGGCACCGGTGAGCGTCATGCGATAGCCCTGGCGGTGGAAGAGCTCAATCTGGCTTTGCCGCTCCAGCGTGGCGATCTGGCTGGAGACCGTGGGCTGGCTCACGCCCAGGGCGCGGGCGGCAGCGCTCAGGCTGCCTTGCTGGGCCACGGCGATAAAGGCTCTGTAGCGGGCGGTGCTCATGCAGGTTTCATCTCAAGGTTTGATCTATGGAATCTGTCAAAACTGATTCTGAAACCTTCACATGACAGTCATATGTCGTCCCTAATATTTGCGTCAACGCACTGCAATGACGGTGCGACGGCAGCCCGGAAAAGCTGCACTTCACACGCACATGCAAAGGATGAATTCCGTGACGATGACCCGCAAAACCTGGCTCAAAGCCGCAGCAGCCAGCCTGACGCTTGCCGCCACCACTGCCGTCATGGCGCAGCAGCCCACCGAGCTTCGCGTGGGCCTGATCCCCTCCGAAGACGCCCAGGCCATGATGCGCGCCAGCCAGCAGGTCATGGACCAACTGGCTGCCAAGACCGGCCTGAAGATCAAGCCCTTTGTGGCCAATGACTACAACGGCGTGATCGAGGCCATGCGCTCGGGCAAGATCGACGTGGCCTATTTCGGGCCCTTCTCCTATGTGCTGGCCAGCCAGCTGGCGAATGCCGAGGCATTCGCCATTCCCGTGGCCAAGAAATCGGGCAAGAGCTCGTACAACAGCATCATCATCAGCAAAAAGGACAAGGGCCTGGGCACCGTGCCCCAGTTGCAGGGCAGGACCTTTGCCTTTGTCGATCCCAGCTCGGCATCGGGCCATCTGTTTCCCAAGGCCGGTCTCAAGGCCGAGGGCATCGATACCGACAAATATTTCTCCCGCGTGATCTTCTCGGGCTCGCACGACGCCAGCATCATGGCCGTGGCCAACGGCAAGGTGGATGCGGCGGCCGTGGCCGATCCCATCTTCCAGACGGCCGTCGCCAAGGGCCATGTGAAGGCCGAGGATTTCCAGATCATCTGGCGCTCCAAGGACATCCCCGAGTCGCCCATGGCCTGGCGCAGGAATCTGGACGAAGCCACCAAGAAGAAAGTGGCTGCGGCTCTGGCCGAGATCAAGGGCCTGCCCTGGGGCGACCGTGGCGAGCTCAATGGCTTTGCGCCCACCAACGATCAGGCCTATGACGTGGTGCGCCAGACTGCCAAGGCGCTGAACCTGGACCTCGGGAAGATGAAATGATCAGCATCCGCAATCTGCGCAAAAGCTATGGCAGCAACCATGTGCTGCATGGCATCGACATGGATGTGAAGGCCGGCGAGTTCGTGGTCATGCTGGGCCTGTCGGGCGCGGGCAAGTCCACCTTGCTGCGCTGCATGAACGGGCTCAACCAGCCCGACAGCGGCCAGCTGCAGGTGGGCGGTATCGACCTGATGCGCAGGCACTCGCGCCGCGAGCTGGCCCGCTATGTGGCCATGGTCTTCCAGCACCACAACCTGGTGCAGCGCCTGTCGGTGCGCAAGAACGTGCTCACGGGGCGGCTGGGCCAGGTCGGCACGCTGGCCTCGGTGCTGCAGCTGTTCAGGCAAAGCGATATCGCGCTGGCCGACGCCTGCCTGCAGCGCGTGGGCCTGGCCCACAAGGCCGATGAGCGCACCGAGGCACTCTCGGGCGGGCAGATGCAGCGCGTGGGCATTGCCCGTGCACTGGCCCAGCAGCCGCAGGTGATTCTGGCCGACGAGCCCGTGGCCAGCCTGGACCCCAAGACCGCGCGCAGCGTGCTGCAGTATCTGCGCGATGCCACGCGCGAGCTGGGCATTGCCGTGGTCTGCAATCTGCACCAGGTCGATTACGCGCGGGAGTTTGGCGATCGCATTGTCGGCCTGTCCCAGGGGCGCATGGTGTTTGATGGCGTGCCAGAGCAACTGGACGAGGCCGCGCTCAACGCCATCTACAGCGGCGAGCCGCAGCCCGCCGGACATGCGGCAGAGCAGGGCGGTGCGATGCATGTCGGCAGCACCGCAGCCGGCAACTGGCTGCCCGGGGCGATGTCGCCAGCGGCGGTCGCAGGAGGTCTGCAATGAACAGTCAGAGCCTGAAACAGCCAGACCGCTGGCAATGGACGGCCGCACGCCCGCAAGGCAAGAGCGGCTGGCTGGGTTATGCCGCGCTGGCCCTGTTCATCGCCTGGGTGCTGCAGTGGAGCGCAGCGGGCGCGCAGATGAGCTGGAGCGAGCTGGCGGGCGGCATGCCGCAGATTGGCGACTTTCTCTCGCGCTCGGTGCCGCCCGACTGGAGCATGCTGCCGCGCCTGTGGGCACCGGCGCTGGAGACCATACAGATCGCCATCTGGGGCACCTTGCTCAGCGTGATCCTGGCGCTGCCGCTGTCTTTTGTCGCGGCCGGCAATCTGCACGGCTGGCATTGGCTGCGCCGCATCACGCGCCAGTTTCTCAATGTGATCCGCAGCATCAACGAGCTGATTCTGGCGCTGGTGTTTGTCTCGGCCGTGGGTCTGGGCCCTTTCCCCGGCGTGCTGGCCCTGGCCCTGCATGGCATGGGCATGCTGGCCAAGTTCTTTGCCGAGGCGATCGAGGAGATCGACGACGGGCCGCTGCAGGCCTTGCGCAGCGCCGGAGCCAGCCAGCTGCAGATCATTGCCTTCGGCGTGGTGCCCCAGGTCATCACCGCCTGGATTGCCGTGGTGCTCTATCGCTTCGAGGTCAATCTGCGCTCGGCCACCGTGCTGGGCATGGTGGGCGCGGGCGGTCTGGGCTTCGAGCTGGTCAGCAGCCTCAAGCTGTTCCGCTACCAGGAAACCGCGACCTGCATCATCGTCATCACGGTGATGGTGATTGCCGCAGACATGGCATCCCACTGGCTGCGCAGCCGCATACAGCAGGGCGCTCGCCACTGATTTCGCTGCGGTGCCGGCGTGCGCTGCAGTGCTTGAAAACATCAAAAATATGAGCTATCAGCGCTTTTTACATAAGCGTCAAGGGCTGATTTCGCTCAAAAAACGTCAAAGGGCTTTCTCGTGTGGACCTATCACAACCCCGTGCACATCAGCGTGGGTCGCAACAGTCTCGATCAGCTGCCGGCCTTGCTGGCCGGGCGCAGCTGCCTGCTGGTCACTTTCCCCGAGGCCCAAAGCCTGGGCCTGGTGCAGCGCATGCGCCAGCTGCTGGGAGCACAACTGCGCGGCGTGATCGACCGCATTGCCCCCAATCCCGATGTGCAGTGGCTGGCGCCGCTGTACGAGCAGGTGCAGCGTGACCATGCCGAGGTGCCCGTGATCGTGGCCCTGGGCGGCGGCAGCGCCATCGACTCGGCCAAGGCCTTGATCTGCCGTACGCCCGGAGGCCGGTTTGCCGACCTGCTGGCGCTGCTCAAGCGGGGCGGCCAGTTGGGTCAGGAAGGGCACAAGGCCTTGATCGCCATCCCCACCACGGCCGGCACGGGCAGTGAAGTCACGCCCTGGGCCACGATCTGGGATCAGGCCGCAGGCCAGAAGTATTCGCTGCACCAGTCCTGCACCTGGCCCGAGGCTGCGGTGATCGATGCCGAGCTGATGACCAGCCTGCCCGCCGGTGCCACTCTGGCCTCGGGGCTGGATGCGCTGTCGCATGCGCTGGAATCCATCTGGAACGTGAACCGCAACCCGGTCTCCATGGCGCTGGCCGTGCAGTCGGCCCGCCGCACCCTGGCCACGCTGCCCGCGCTGATGCAGGATCTGGGCAGCGCGCAGCTGCGCAGCGAGATGGCCGAGGCAGCGCTGATGGCCGGCCTGGCGTTTTCCAACACCAAGACCGCTCTGGCGCATTCGCTGTCCTACGACATCACGCTGCAGCATGGCGTGCCGCACGGTCTGGCCTGCTCGTTCAGCCTGCCCCTGGTGCTGGAGATGGCGCTGGGCGCAGACGCTGCGGCCGATGCGGCCTTGCTCTCCATCTTCGATGCCGGCACGCCTGCTGCGGCCATCGAGCATCTGCGCGGCGCTCTGCAAGGGCTGGGCGTTGCCACCGATCCGGCCCACTATGGCGTACCGCCCGAGGACTGGGGCGCCATGGTGCAAAAAGCCGCCAGCGGCCCGCGCGGCCGCAACTTCATTCGCTCCCTGAACTGAGTCGCGGAACCCGAACCGGTCTCCGCTTTCCATCCCCTTGAAGCCACCACTGAAAACCATGAACTCCATCGCTCAAGCTGAAACTCTGGTGCTCTCCCAGCCCGCCGCCGATCTGTCGCCGCTGCAAGCCGTCATCTTTGACTGGGCCGGCACGCTGGTGGACTTTGGCTCGCTCGCACCCACGCAGATTTTTGTCGAAGCCTTTGCCAGCTTCGGCATCACCATCACCCTGGCCCAGGCACGCGGCCCCATGGGCCTGTCCAAATGGGACCATATCCACCAGCTGCTGCAAGATGAAAGCATTGCTGCGCAGTGGCAGACCGCTTTTGGCCGGACGCCGACCGATGAGGATGTGGATGCCATCTACGCGCGCTTCATGCCTTTGCAGATTGCCAAGGTGGGAGAGTTCTCGGCACCCATCGAGGGCGCGGTGCAGACGCTGCAATGGCTGCGCGCCCAGGGCCTGAAGATCGGATCCTGCTCGGGCTACCCGCGCGAAGTGCTCAACCAGTTGCTGCCGCAGGCCGAGGGCGCAGGCCTCAAGCCCGACTATGTGGTGGCGGGCGACGAGCTGGAAGCCGGCGGTCGCCCTGGCCCCTT
This window of the Comamonas testosteroni genome carries:
- the phnE gene encoding phosphonate ABC transporter, permease protein PhnE — encoded protein: MNSQSLKQPDRWQWTAARPQGKSGWLGYAALALFIAWVLQWSAAGAQMSWSELAGGMPQIGDFLSRSVPPDWSMLPRLWAPALETIQIAIWGTLLSVILALPLSFVAAGNLHGWHWLRRITRQFLNVIRSINELILALVFVSAVGLGPFPGVLALALHGMGMLAKFFAEAIEEIDDGPLQALRSAGASQLQIIAFGVVPQVITAWIAVVLYRFEVNLRSATVLGMVGAGGLGFELVSSLKLFRYQETATCIIVITVMVIAADMASHWLRSRIQQGARH
- a CDS encoding PA0069 family radical SAM protein, with the translated sequence MQKLSSSPAPDSIQVDVPVRPMRPIKGRGAASQITHRFARELRQGFDDGWGKSEQDEGSEVGEEVKTWCTHLEWERAKSALSRHESPDLPFHLGLNPYRGCEHGCIYCYARPSHSYLGYSPGLDFETRLIAKENLPEVLRVELSRSSHVAAPIMLGSVTDCYQPVEREVGLTRRVIEVLAQARHPFSIVTKGSGIERDLDLLVPLAQQHLVAVYVTLTTLQPELARKLEPRAAAPHRRLRMIRTLSEAGIPVGVSLAPQIPFLNDDMEQVLAAASEAGARQAFYAVLRLPWEVAPLFNEWLMLHYPERAQRVMERVRDLHGISEAGRAEGKVYNSRFGQRMKGAGAWADMLAQRFALACRKLGLNRERVRLDCDQYHHSLLSPQQSLF
- the psrA gene encoding iron-containing alcohol dehydrogenase PsrA → MWTYHNPVHISVGRNSLDQLPALLAGRSCLLVTFPEAQSLGLVQRMRQLLGAQLRGVIDRIAPNPDVQWLAPLYEQVQRDHAEVPVIVALGGGSAIDSAKALICRTPGGRFADLLALLKRGGQLGQEGHKALIAIPTTAGTGSEVTPWATIWDQAAGQKYSLHQSCTWPEAAVIDAELMTSLPAGATLASGLDALSHALESIWNVNRNPVSMALAVQSARRTLATLPALMQDLGSAQLRSEMAEAALMAGLAFSNTKTALAHSLSYDITLQHGVPHGLACSFSLPLVLEMALGADAAADAALLSIFDAGTPAAAIEHLRGALQGLGVATDPAHYGVPPEDWGAMVQKAASGPRGRNFIRSLN
- the phnX gene encoding phosphonoacetaldehyde hydrolase, which translates into the protein MNSIAQAETLVLSQPAADLSPLQAVIFDWAGTLVDFGSLAPTQIFVEAFASFGITITLAQARGPMGLSKWDHIHQLLQDESIAAQWQTAFGRTPTDEDVDAIYARFMPLQIAKVGEFSAPIEGAVQTLQWLRAQGLKIGSCSGYPREVLNQLLPQAEGAGLKPDYVVAGDELEAGGRPGPFMALANVLALGIGDVRACVKVDDTVPGIEEGLRAGMWTVGLSLSGNEVGYSVQEFARAPEEEVEARVAVAEAKLKKAGAHYVVRSVADLPAVLVQIATEMRAGKMPF
- a CDS encoding LysR substrate-binding domain-containing protein translates to MSTARYRAFIAVAQQGSLSAAARALGVSQPTVSSQIATLERQSQIELFHRQGYRMTLTGAGHKLMTLAQKLLVLEAETEFFLRDSGQLNQGELKIGAVGPFHVIEMVAAYSARHPGMKLSIRMGNSQQVLHDLENYTTDVAVLAGLYDRPELLAREYARHAIILFAHVDHPLARREQVELAELHGLPLLLREQGSTTRTAIEAALQAAGVKPRTQLEIGSREAIREAVARGLGIGAVSEAEFIADPRFRPVRIAGDPASTTTYVYCMKERSESLLVRSFFKAIESNGGADLPTVRQTAPKPLKAPTAKKLA
- a CDS encoding Bug family tripartite tricarboxylate transporter substrate binding protein, whose product is MKQTMPWRAIALASCLSLSAATMPLTANAQQALWPVKPLRLVVGGPAGGNADSLARLLADGMQKQLGKPVIVESKPGAAGVLAVNDLLANGKDAHTFLLIQGGIVSETPLAYKVSYQPFKDLKPLAQLSRNGLVLIANKDFPPSNLQQLADYGKKQSDGLDFASYATGMRGHTSGMLLGQLLNIKMKHLGYKGSPPALSDLMGGHVPLMMDGLTTALPLIKAGKVKPLAVNYPTRMVQLPDVPTFKELDYPQLSEVSWFGVWSRPDIPADVQARVRAIALQYFKQPQVEARLRDMGMEPGTDATPEALMSELQKAFQRQQALLKSIDYQPQ
- a CDS encoding acyltransferase family protein, with the translated sequence MAQSYNSSHSRSALIDCTKGLACAAIVWHHLAFYGPMSDVAHPVMPDLLDWLYEYARMAVQIFLVIGGFLAAASLAPQGLAWFDSPWSKIGKRFVRLVVPYAVALVVTIVVSAAIRPWFDHESVSADPGLWQLMAHALLLQGIVGEESLSAGVWYVSIDFQLFAGTVLLLAGVRWLQQWALKRWGDMAMKRWWPWAVTGMQGLVVVGTAASLLSFNLDADLDVWAFYFMGAYGVGMMAFWAVAADRRLTAWSWGLLIAAMIIGALVYEWRDRIFLAGVTAMLLIVCMRTEAIARWQGLAPLRRLGEISYSVFLIHFSICLLVNAVVNHFWHGSVTAAVVGIPFAFVLSLTAGYALYQLVERHVSSWSQALRWQAGLIGAGLLTTMVAGLR
- the phnD gene encoding phosphonate ABC transporter substrate-binding protein codes for the protein MNSVTMTRKTWLKAAAASLTLAATTAVMAQQPTELRVGLIPSEDAQAMMRASQQVMDQLAAKTGLKIKPFVANDYNGVIEAMRSGKIDVAYFGPFSYVLASQLANAEAFAIPVAKKSGKSSYNSIIISKKDKGLGTVPQLQGRTFAFVDPSSASGHLFPKAGLKAEGIDTDKYFSRVIFSGSHDASIMAVANGKVDAAAVADPIFQTAVAKGHVKAEDFQIIWRSKDIPESPMAWRRNLDEATKKKVAAALAEIKGLPWGDRGELNGFAPTNDQAYDVVRQTAKALNLDLGKMK
- the phnC gene encoding phosphonate ABC transporter ATP-binding protein → MISIRNLRKSYGSNHVLHGIDMDVKAGEFVVMLGLSGAGKSTLLRCMNGLNQPDSGQLQVGGIDLMRRHSRRELARYVAMVFQHHNLVQRLSVRKNVLTGRLGQVGTLASVLQLFRQSDIALADACLQRVGLAHKADERTEALSGGQMQRVGIARALAQQPQVILADEPVASLDPKTARSVLQYLRDATRELGIAVVCNLHQVDYAREFGDRIVGLSQGRMVFDGVPEQLDEAALNAIYSGEPQPAGHAAEQGGAMHVGSTAAGNWLPGAMSPAAVAGGLQ
- the rnk gene encoding nucleoside diphosphate kinase regulator, with translation MERKPNITLSSLDLDRIESLLEKNNSQFPGRDALEAELDRADVLDPAEIPANVVTMNSTVRFTILEIAKTNTLTLVYPKDMDGSADKVSIFAPVGIALLGLSVGDEFKMPSPTGQVTVRVDAIEFQPESAGELHR